In a single window of the Candidatus Cloacimonadaceae bacterium genome:
- the proS gene encoding proline--tRNA ligase produces MSKNKRNAIEPSREENYAEWYQQVIKAADLAENSDVRGCMVIKPWGYAIWENIQRNLDEMFRETGHRNAYFPIFIPKSYFEKEAEHVQGFAKECAIVTHSRLEDDGKGGLKVAGELTEPYIVRPTSETIIGASFAKWVNSYRDLPLLINQWANIVRWELRTRLFLRTAEFLWQEGHTVHESYDDAMEETLKMLGVYAEFAQKYLAIPVIQGEKTEGEKFPGAVNTYCIEAMMQDKKALQSGTSHFLGQNFAKASNIRFQSRDGEYEYAWTTSWGVSTRLIGALIMAHSDDNGLVLPPKIAPSHVAIIPIYRDEEEHALVMSTAKQIEASLKKLHFEGVRVYTELDDRDLTSSERNWYWVKKGIPLRIEIGPRDIASGTVMISRRDREPRDKESVAIDTLKDHIVISLSDMQNNIYKKALKFRDENIVSIDDNKEFYRYFTPKNQNQPEIHGGFAKSHWCGSVACEERIKDDLKVTVRCMPFGEPDEQGNCICCGKESSRRVIFAKSY; encoded by the coding sequence ATGAGCAAAAACAAACGCAACGCGATTGAGCCCAGCCGCGAGGAAAATTACGCGGAATGGTATCAACAAGTGATAAAAGCCGCCGACTTGGCGGAAAATAGCGATGTGCGCGGATGCATGGTGATCAAGCCCTGGGGCTATGCCATCTGGGAAAACATCCAACGCAATCTGGACGAAATGTTTCGCGAGACCGGACACCGCAACGCCTACTTCCCCATTTTCATACCCAAGAGCTATTTTGAAAAGGAAGCCGAACACGTTCAGGGCTTTGCCAAAGAATGCGCCATCGTGACGCACAGCAGGCTCGAAGACGATGGCAAGGGCGGACTCAAGGTAGCCGGAGAACTAACCGAACCATATATTGTGAGACCCACTTCCGAGACGATTATCGGCGCCTCTTTTGCCAAATGGGTCAATTCCTATCGCGATCTGCCGCTTTTGATCAATCAATGGGCAAACATCGTGCGTTGGGAACTGCGTACGAGACTGTTTTTGCGCACCGCGGAATTTCTCTGGCAGGAAGGACACACCGTGCACGAAAGCTATGACGATGCCATGGAAGAGACCCTGAAAATGTTGGGCGTCTATGCCGAATTCGCGCAGAAGTATCTTGCCATACCGGTGATCCAAGGTGAAAAAACCGAGGGGGAGAAATTCCCCGGCGCGGTCAATACCTATTGCATCGAAGCGATGATGCAGGACAAAAAGGCGCTGCAATCCGGCACCTCGCACTTTTTGGGACAGAACTTTGCCAAGGCATCAAACATCCGTTTCCAAAGCAGAGACGGTGAATATGAATACGCTTGGACGACTTCCTGGGGCGTTTCCACGCGCTTGATCGGAGCTTTGATCATGGCACACAGCGATGACAACGGCTTGGTTCTTCCTCCAAAGATCGCTCCCTCGCACGTGGCAATCATACCCATCTACCGCGATGAAGAAGAACACGCGCTAGTGATGAGCACTGCAAAGCAGATCGAGGCTTCGCTGAAAAAACTCCATTTTGAAGGTGTCCGTGTCTATACCGAGCTTGATGATCGGGATCTGACATCCAGCGAACGTAATTGGTATTGGGTGAAAAAAGGCATTCCGCTCAGAATCGAGATCGGACCACGGGACATAGCATCCGGAACGGTGATGATCTCACGCCGCGACCGGGAGCCCAGAGATAAGGAATCCGTCGCCATCGACACTCTGAAAGATCACATCGTGATCAGCCTCTCCGATATGCAGAACAATATCTACAAGAAAGCGCTCAAATTCAGAGATGAGAACATCGTATCCATCGACGACAATAAAGAATTTTACCGTTATTTCACGCCAAAGAACCAAAACCAGCCGGAGATCCATGGCGGCTTTGCCAAATCGCACTGGTGCGGCAGCGTCGCATGTGAAGAAAGGATCAAGGACGACCTCAAGGTAACCGTTCGCTGCATGCCCTTTGGCGAACCTGATGAACAGGGAAACTGCATCTGCTGTGGAAAGGAATCCTCCCGCCGCGTGATCTTTGCCAAGTCCTATTAA
- a CDS encoding CinA family nicotinamide mononucleotide deamidase-related protein — MIKCAVISIGNELLLGRTVNSNFAYLASELARMGIDTQLGITCKDEPDAIREALGICVEKCDLIISTGGLGPTADDITKSMIAEYFGKELVFDEKIWEHVQKLFAVRGVPTAEINRNQAMLPRGFSALHNDRGTAPGLWFEYENKCFIALAGVPMEMRHVFENRVKPLLKAKFSGLKPIIQKTVHTFNISESALAELIPQNFIPKETSMAWLPQTGRVDLRFYGSNESDIDQCVNRVLELAQDYVWGIDEDTPVKALNNELRKRGLTLSVAESCTGGGIGAMITAESGASDVFLGGVICYSDDIKRNVLSVRDLTLKEKGAVSAETTAIEMVRGIKLLTDSACAISVTGIAGPLGGTESKPVGTVYFAFVVFEKIWSLKSVFSGGRDSIRHKAAEFAILHLLKYLQGSNA, encoded by the coding sequence ATGATCAAATGCGCAGTCATCAGCATCGGGAATGAGCTCCTGCTTGGCAGGACGGTGAATAGCAATTTTGCCTATCTGGCATCCGAACTCGCGCGGATGGGTATCGATACCCAGCTTGGCATTACTTGCAAAGATGAGCCGGATGCGATTCGCGAAGCGCTTGGCATCTGCGTTGAAAAGTGTGATCTAATCATCAGCACCGGTGGTTTGGGGCCGACCGCGGATGACATTACTAAAAGCATGATCGCCGAATACTTTGGCAAGGAACTTGTTTTTGATGAAAAGATCTGGGAACATGTGCAAAAGCTATTTGCCGTGCGCGGGGTTCCTACTGCGGAGATAAATCGCAATCAGGCTATGTTGCCAAGGGGCTTTTCCGCTTTACATAACGATCGCGGTACCGCACCCGGGCTCTGGTTTGAGTATGAAAACAAGTGTTTCATCGCTTTGGCAGGCGTGCCTATGGAGATGCGCCATGTCTTTGAAAATCGCGTCAAACCTTTGTTGAAAGCCAAGTTTTCCGGCTTGAAACCGATCATCCAAAAAACCGTGCATACCTTCAATATCTCCGAATCCGCGTTGGCGGAATTGATCCCGCAGAACTTTATTCCCAAAGAGACAAGCATGGCTTGGCTGCCGCAAACCGGAAGGGTCGATCTGAGATTCTATGGCAGCAATGAAAGCGACATCGATCAATGCGTAAACCGGGTGCTGGAATTGGCGCAAGACTATGTGTGGGGTATCGATGAAGACACACCGGTCAAAGCTCTCAATAATGAATTGCGCAAACGTGGTTTGACGCTGTCCGTGGCGGAATCCTGCACCGGAGGCGGAATCGGAGCAATGATCACAGCCGAAAGCGGCGCTTCGGACGTCTTCCTCGGAGGCGTGATCTGCTATTCCGATGACATCAAACGCAATGTGCTGTCCGTGAGGGATTTAACCTTGAAAGAAAAGGGCGCCGTAAGCGCTGAAACAACCGCGATTGAGATGGTTCGCGGAATAAAATTGTTGACAGATTCCGCCTGTGCAATATCGGTGACCGGGATTGCCGGACCGCTTGGCGGGACGGAATCAAAGCCTGTCGGAACTGTTTATTTTGCATTTGTAGTATTCGAGAAAATCTGGAGCCTGAAATCGGTATTTTCCGGTGGTAGAGATTCGATTCGGCACAAAGCCGCAGAATTCGCGATACTGCACTTACTGAAATATCTACAAGGAAGTAATGCTTGA
- the purD gene encoding phosphoribosylamine--glycine ligase, translating to MKVLIIGSGGREHALANAFAKSAQVTELIVAPGNPGIAIEHRCAPLKSNFEILSWCLENHPDIVFVGPEQPLSEGLADDLRENGIKCIGPSKAAARIETSKIFAKELMQKHGIPTAAYFKTDNYQIAKAYLAANKQYPIVLKADGLAAGKGVIIVQDKDAALHALDTLMPPHSETPKSGVVIEEFLLGWEVSLFAFTDGYDFQSTLFSQDHKQLFDHDLGPNTGGMGAFCPVPEAEPYREEIEDKIIRVVLAALREEGCPFQGVLYCGLMITAQGAKVIEFNCRFGDPETQALLPLLKTDLVDVCRAILDNDVKNLSLEWIDQSTVCVVLASRGYPGIYQSGFPITLNWKAMPICFGGVDSGGEKLITKGGRVLSAIGTGSSLFEAREAAYKAADAIFFEGKTLRKDIGLRKNKL from the coding sequence TTGAAAGTTCTGATCATAGGTAGCGGAGGCAGAGAACACGCCCTCGCCAATGCCTTTGCCAAAAGCGCGCAAGTAACCGAGCTCATCGTTGCTCCGGGGAATCCCGGCATCGCAATCGAGCATCGGTGCGCCCCCCTCAAAAGCAATTTCGAGATACTATCATGGTGCCTTGAAAACCATCCGGACATTGTGTTTGTGGGTCCGGAACAACCACTGTCGGAAGGGCTTGCCGACGATTTGAGGGAAAATGGGATCAAATGCATCGGACCCTCAAAAGCAGCCGCACGCATCGAAACCAGTAAAATCTTTGCCAAAGAACTGATGCAAAAACACGGCATCCCCACCGCGGCATATTTTAAGACCGATAATTATCAAATCGCAAAAGCATATCTGGCTGCTAACAAGCAATATCCGATCGTGCTCAAAGCAGACGGACTGGCAGCCGGAAAAGGCGTCATCATCGTGCAGGATAAAGATGCAGCTTTGCACGCGCTCGATACTCTGATGCCTCCCCACAGCGAAACACCAAAATCAGGAGTGGTGATCGAAGAATTTTTACTCGGATGGGAAGTATCCTTATTTGCCTTCACAGATGGATACGACTTTCAAAGCACACTTTTCTCCCAGGATCACAAGCAGCTATTTGATCATGACCTGGGCCCGAACACCGGCGGGATGGGAGCTTTTTGTCCTGTGCCGGAAGCCGAACCCTATCGCGAAGAGATAGAAGACAAGATTATCAGAGTGGTGCTTGCCGCTCTGCGCGAAGAGGGATGCCCCTTTCAGGGTGTGCTCTATTGCGGGTTGATGATCACTGCGCAGGGAGCAAAGGTGATCGAATTCAACTGTCGCTTCGGCGACCCGGAAACTCAGGCGCTGCTTCCTCTTTTGAAGACAGACCTGGTGGACGTTTGTAGAGCTATTTTGGACAATGACGTGAAGAACCTCTCTCTTGAGTGGATCGATCAAAGCACCGTTTGCGTGGTTTTGGCATCCCGCGGATATCCCGGTATATATCAATCCGGTTTTCCTATCACCCTGAACTGGAAGGCTATGCCGATCTGTTTTGGCGGCGTGGATTCTGGGGGTGAAAAACTCATCACCAAGGGAGGAAGAGTGCTATCCGCGATCGGAACGGGAAGTTCCCTTTTTGAGGCTCGCGAGGCTGCTTACAAAGCTGCCGACGCCATTTTCTTTGAAGGTAAAACCCTGCGCAAGGATATTGGCTTGCGCAAAAACAAACTATGA
- a CDS encoding C25 family cysteine peptidase, protein MKLYIILLALVLPLLLGATGMQVLEQSGNELLIEFTLPEYEIGHQNLKGATWHKLMSEYGSIDSQEGFPELLVFGEAVAVPIDGDISIQVLGVKSSVIRNINLMPSPKMVLSDYEVDYVFYQDAAAYNSSTAYPHQIVQKGESAFIGDRRFVPLRIFPFQYRAASKELVVNSRISICVTIHGTKNQSKNWMLSENPVDPVADSFFLNNATSKSWRLEKTSDQSYESPKNGTSTVNEIQLVVDKEGIYKVTYTYLNNLINTMVDSLGVQLAWNLNTLDPRYLELKDKNGSVPIHFFGESDGSFGVNDFFEFFGDRNYGDTAWMDDYTAENVYTLSLKSSLGARMAVENGGLVVSNPAQYIVPDAYEETVHFEEQLVSDKLGRGWSALNPEYYREDVWFWKKISAPNLDIVPIELQYPRESTIRTASAKVVLFGLSYSETILPNQYDHEASVRINQAMINSHTWRGQAEMIFNNQNPIPNSFLRHGTNHIYISLSGNTVSGDREQVLLDYVEIKYWREYKTNQDWIKFSKPSNRPAGLYQFQVEGFPNANVSVYKIGSSIFNNLQIEPFSLGGMAPWTVTFQDSVSSNAVRYYAVSENQKMTPKFSRLNLPSNLKNPNKQADVILITTYPFLEAEGTNMLKTLWESNGYGVTKVDVQDIFDEFNSGIRSAKSIKDFITYAYNNWSTPQLRHVVLLGEGVDDERDFSPSRQYALIPVKKTWTYKHGATASDNWYACIVGTDTVPDISISRIGIWREDQILAYANKAGQYRNNPLTSRLWSSHLTFASGGKISDPNNIFAHQSERIRRKSVPKDYRVTRVYTSAQEVSPDYFGGTFALKDAINSGTQYLQFMGHGGGRIWADYNLFNFNDVATLNNQAYPIVLSLACYASAFDTNGSASISEALVLQPNKGAIAALGFTGLGYLYQDEDWGLAFTEALYKHNFPSVGEALQFALAKFYTTTSTSAARYALTNGASYLGDPLIKTRKPIGGIPIDAVSYVLQPGDTLRVSAQFPPSVTAARLFIMKQNEKTINVPFDLPVIQGNFNATWVIPVNQGTNYSRIIYVAGYSSNEEYIGRAAFGVGRSAIFHHALEPANPAWTDSTKFMAKVFSNEDILSLICKVRTDSTNTTITWVNLPMQPHPTLANTYITTQRLPGQITGKEIFYKYVLTTSVRTSETFLESHVYRGPDLFLRDIRLVSDNDNIVLQVLASNIGDAPSITTDLRLYYTASGGSQILHSTQDISGLGVNEQRWETIQLTGLPAANMSVEVRVNWSNTFPEWHIFYNTNNMISMSLPFNYHNIGSTGGVISSIDNNMTCEIPDNLIPVNHTSVFYVHNLSTLAANNQPDISPIKLLSSDASGTAVSSIPYEIKTLDSSIVDSTGTFINGRRIKLTYFYSAADAETQSFETENSYKIYRWDDRGRKWILQGGNISTTENRVVFEVNKQGIYTIYRNRDRIRPSIDVNVQDQEFTIGGYVSGKGTISLLLSDSNGIDVFDNSIRLHMNGMPVPESDYVTSINLDNINRIPIKYQLNLSRGNYTLVVDCKDVNGNFNTREIQFRVNETFNITNIGNYPNPVLGIADDPKNYGRTRFTYVLTDDASEVTIKVYTVSGRLVKTFANLPSGVGYHEFPRSLYGWDCKDEYGFNLANGVYFYKIIARQGNKKIEKTMKMAILK, encoded by the coding sequence ATGAAATTATATATCATCCTGTTGGCACTTGTTCTGCCTCTCCTTTTGGGAGCGACAGGGATGCAGGTGCTGGAACAAAGCGGAAATGAGCTGCTGATCGAATTCACCCTGCCCGAATATGAGATCGGACATCAAAACCTGAAAGGCGCAACCTGGCACAAGCTAATGAGCGAGTATGGCAGCATTGATTCACAAGAGGGCTTCCCGGAACTGCTCGTTTTCGGCGAAGCGGTGGCGGTCCCCATCGATGGAGACATCTCCATTCAGGTGTTAGGCGTCAAAAGCTCGGTGATCAGGAATATCAACCTGATGCCGTCACCCAAAATGGTATTAAGCGATTATGAAGTGGACTATGTATTTTATCAGGATGCCGCTGCATATAACAGCAGCACGGCATATCCTCATCAGATAGTGCAAAAGGGGGAATCCGCCTTTATCGGAGACCGCAGATTCGTCCCATTGCGCATCTTTCCTTTCCAATACCGCGCCGCGAGCAAAGAACTGGTCGTGAATTCCCGGATCAGTATCTGCGTGACGATCCATGGGACGAAGAATCAATCAAAAAACTGGATGCTCTCGGAAAACCCCGTCGATCCGGTCGCGGATAGCTTTTTCCTGAACAATGCCACATCAAAAAGCTGGCGTCTTGAAAAAACCAGCGATCAAAGCTATGAATCCCCCAAGAATGGAACAAGCACGGTCAACGAGATCCAGCTTGTGGTCGATAAGGAAGGCATCTATAAGGTCACCTATACCTATCTGAACAATTTGATCAACACCATGGTCGATTCCCTGGGTGTCCAATTGGCATGGAATCTGAATACGCTCGATCCTCGCTATCTGGAACTGAAAGATAAAAACGGCTCCGTCCCGATCCACTTTTTTGGAGAATCGGACGGCAGTTTCGGTGTCAATGACTTCTTTGAGTTTTTTGGCGACCGAAACTATGGCGATACTGCTTGGATGGATGATTATACCGCCGAAAACGTTTATACCCTTTCCCTCAAAAGCAGCTTGGGAGCGAGAATGGCGGTGGAAAACGGTGGCTTGGTCGTTTCCAATCCGGCTCAGTATATAGTTCCAGACGCTTATGAGGAAACTGTGCACTTTGAGGAGCAATTGGTCAGCGACAAACTGGGACGCGGATGGAGCGCCTTGAATCCTGAGTATTATCGGGAAGATGTGTGGTTTTGGAAAAAGATCAGCGCTCCCAATCTGGATATCGTCCCCATTGAGCTTCAATATCCCAGAGAAAGCACGATCCGAACCGCCAGCGCCAAAGTGGTATTGTTCGGATTATCATATTCCGAAACTATTCTGCCCAACCAGTATGATCACGAAGCATCCGTTCGCATCAACCAGGCAATGATCAATTCTCATACCTGGAGGGGGCAAGCGGAAATGATCTTCAACAATCAAAATCCCATCCCCAACTCATTTTTGAGACACGGCACCAATCATATTTACATCAGCCTTTCCGGAAATACAGTTTCCGGAGACCGCGAACAGGTGCTGCTGGACTACGTCGAGATCAAATACTGGCGCGAGTATAAAACCAATCAGGATTGGATCAAGTTTTCCAAGCCTTCCAACCGTCCGGCAGGGCTCTACCAATTTCAGGTGGAAGGTTTTCCCAATGCCAATGTCTCGGTATATAAGATCGGCTCCAGCATCTTCAACAATCTGCAGATCGAGCCCTTTAGTTTGGGCGGTATGGCACCCTGGACAGTCACTTTCCAGGATAGCGTATCATCAAATGCGGTCAGATACTATGCGGTTTCAGAAAACCAGAAAATGACCCCCAAATTCAGCCGTTTGAACCTACCGTCCAATCTTAAAAACCCCAATAAGCAGGCTGACGTCATTCTGATCACGACATATCCATTCCTCGAGGCAGAGGGCACTAATATGCTCAAAACCCTGTGGGAATCAAATGGATACGGGGTGACAAAAGTAGATGTCCAAGATATCTTTGATGAATTCAACAGCGGGATCAGATCGGCGAAATCGATCAAGGACTTCATCACTTATGCGTATAACAATTGGAGCACTCCGCAGCTCAGACACGTTGTTCTTCTGGGAGAAGGGGTCGATGATGAAAGGGACTTCAGTCCCTCAAGACAATATGCCCTGATTCCGGTGAAAAAGACCTGGACATACAAACATGGCGCCACTGCCAGCGATAATTGGTATGCCTGCATCGTCGGGACCGACACGGTGCCGGATATCTCCATCTCCCGCATCGGAATCTGGAGGGAAGACCAGATCCTTGCCTATGCCAACAAAGCGGGTCAATATCGGAACAACCCTCTGACCTCGAGACTTTGGAGCAGCCATCTGACCTTTGCATCAGGAGGAAAAATATCCGATCCTAACAATATCTTCGCCCACCAATCGGAACGCATCCGCAGAAAAAGCGTTCCAAAAGACTATCGTGTGACCAGAGTTTATACTTCCGCGCAAGAAGTGAGCCCTGATTATTTCGGCGGGACATTCGCACTGAAAGACGCGATCAATAGCGGCACCCAATATCTTCAATTTATGGGACACGGCGGAGGACGCATCTGGGCGGATTATAACCTTTTTAATTTCAACGATGTGGCGACCCTGAACAATCAAGCCTATCCGATCGTGCTCAGCTTGGCTTGCTATGCTTCCGCTTTTGACACAAATGGCTCTGCCTCGATCAGCGAAGCGCTTGTATTGCAGCCAAATAAAGGCGCGATAGCCGCACTTGGATTCACCGGATTGGGCTATCTATACCAGGATGAAGATTGGGGTTTGGCTTTCACCGAAGCGTTGTACAAACACAATTTCCCATCCGTCGGAGAAGCTTTGCAGTTTGCGCTGGCAAAGTTCTATACCACAACCTCTACCAGTGCCGCCAGGTACGCGCTGACCAACGGGGCATCCTATTTGGGCGATCCATTGATCAAAACGCGCAAACCCATAGGTGGCATCCCTATTGATGCGGTGAGCTATGTTTTGCAGCCCGGCGATACGCTCAGAGTGAGTGCCCAGTTTCCTCCCTCGGTCACAGCCGCGCGTCTGTTTATCATGAAACAAAACGAAAAGACGATCAACGTCCCCTTCGACCTGCCTGTGATCCAGGGTAATTTCAATGCCACCTGGGTGATCCCGGTAAATCAGGGAACGAATTATTCGCGTATCATCTATGTGGCGGGCTATTCTTCAAACGAAGAATACATCGGCAGAGCCGCATTCGGTGTGGGACGCTCTGCCATCTTCCATCATGCGCTGGAGCCGGCAAATCCGGCATGGACGGATTCGACGAAATTTATGGCAAAAGTATTTAGCAATGAGGATATCCTATCCCTGATCTGCAAAGTCCGCACGGACAGCACCAACACAACCATCACCTGGGTGAATCTGCCCATGCAGCCACATCCGACCCTGGCAAATACCTATATCACCACTCAGAGGCTGCCGGGGCAGATAACGGGCAAGGAAATCTTCTACAAGTATGTTCTAACCACCAGTGTGAGGACATCTGAAACCTTCCTCGAAAGCCATGTCTATCGCGGACCGGATCTTTTCCTTCGGGACATCAGGTTGGTCTCGGATAATGATAACATCGTGCTTCAGGTGCTGGCTTCCAACATCGGGGACGCGCCATCGATCACTACCGACCTGAGGTTGTATTATACGGCGAGCGGTGGTTCCCAAATCCTGCATTCGACACAGGATATCAGCGGATTGGGCGTCAACGAACAGCGTTGGGAAACGATCCAGCTTACAGGATTGCCGGCTGCCAACATGAGCGTCGAGGTTCGGGTGAACTGGTCAAATACTTTCCCTGAATGGCATATTTTTTACAATACTAACAACATGATCTCGATGAGCTTGCCTTTCAACTATCACAACATCGGATCCACCGGCGGGGTGATCAGCAGCATAGATAACAACATGACCTGCGAGATACCGGACAATCTGATTCCGGTAAATCACACTTCCGTATTCTACGTCCACAATCTAAGCACTCTGGCTGCAAACAACCAACCCGACATATCTCCGATCAAGCTCCTTTCCTCCGATGCCTCAGGCACCGCTGTCTCATCCATCCCATACGAGATCAAAACTCTCGATTCCAGCATCGTGGATTCCACCGGAACCTTTATCAACGGCAGACGCATCAAACTGACATATTTCTACAGTGCAGCCGACGCCGAGACCCAGAGCTTCGAAACCGAGAATTCATACAAGATCTATCGCTGGGATGATCGAGGCAGAAAATGGATACTGCAGGGTGGTAATATCTCCACTACCGAAAACCGCGTGGTCTTTGAAGTCAACAAACAGGGTATTTATACGATCTATCGAAATAGAGATAGAATCCGACCCTCGATCGACGTCAACGTCCAGGATCAGGAATTCACTATCGGCGGCTATGTTTCGGGAAAGGGTACGATCTCGCTGCTGCTCAGCGATTCTAACGGAATTGATGTGTTTGACAACTCCATCCGGCTTCACATGAATGGAATGCCCGTTCCGGAAAGCGACTATGTGACCTCGATCAATCTCGACAACATCAACCGCATTCCGATCAAGTATCAGCTCAACCTGAGCAGGGGCAACTATACCCTCGTGGTCGATTGCAAGGATGTCAATGGCAATTTCAACACCCGCGAGATCCAGTTCAGAGTAAACGAGACCTTCAACATCACCAATATCGGCAACTATCCAAATCCCGTGCTGGGAATAGCAGATGACCCTAAGAACTACGGCAGAACCAGATTCACCTATGTGTTGACCGACGATGCCAGTGAGGTCACGATTAAAGTCTATACTGTTAGTGGAAGATTGGTCAAGACCTTTGCAAACTTGCCATCGGGAGTGGGATATCACGAGTTTCCCCGATCTCTTTATGGTTGGGATTGTAAAGATGAATATGGCTTCAATCTGGCAAATGGAGTCTATTTCTACAAGATCATCGCCCGTCAGGGAAACAAGAAAATCGAAAAAACCATGAAAATGGCTATCCTGAAATAG